The Bombus terrestris chromosome 6, iyBomTerr1.2, whole genome shotgun sequence DNA window ttatttaaaagtttTGATTTTTTGTACAGATTATTGGTTGATCGCGAGAGAAATTTTTTTAACATAATAAATacgtaatataacaaaataatttcacaGTTTATTAAGAATACTAAGATGAAAATAGACAAGattataaattatctttttttatttcgaatatactagattattttttattttaaagaaattaaacgaattGTTTAATATCAATTTGTTGCAGATCCTGTAGATTTTGTTTCACttaattaagaaattgaaataactTTTACATTTTGTTCCATTTTCATGAATAATTGAATTGAATTCGAATTGAATTGGATATTGtcattaaaataaagataaatgtttcattatttcaaacttttcaaataattaactctgagaacaaattataatattctatgcTTTGTTTCAGATTTCTTCCAGCCTTCACTTCTTCCATGAAGTTCGGTGATTTCTATGTAATGATGGCTTCACGATGACTTTCTGTAGGCCGCGATAATATCGATAACAGCGTTCTTCGCATCTAATCGTGAGttgcatgcatttttgttcctccagtcactcaatcatgtcatAGAACGAAATGTCCGAATCGACATGGGTAACTGCTTATATTATGTAAAACTTTTAACGAGCATTGTGACCGCAGGTATTCATTATACCCGCGAGTAGTGACAcctccttttttttattattttatttattattagttcAGGATAGGtttctaattatattaaaaaaattttcgaatttcgcggttgTGATCGCGAGTAGatttcgaaacgaacgtttatgtGTTGCTTAAGCACGCACATGCGGGTAGACAGTGATCACTATGATCGTTGATCGACCGTGTTCACATCCAAAGTCCAGAATATAGAAAGTCATTTTCactactactttgtcactatgctcttaatatttgtaattgtagTTGGCCCATATACATGTCGTCCCACTATCATATAGAACAAATCACGGCTTTTCTTATTAATGTTACAAGAGATTAATTACGGCCTGAATTAGAGTTATAGAGAAGTTTTGCAGCTCTTTATTAGTGTTGCAAGAAactgattacggtttgaattagagttgcgagaAAACGATAATCATGTTTGCTTTAGTGTTACGAATTATGACTCTGTGattgtttttaacaattttgattataaattgtcaaaatatttttgaaagtaATTTGTAATATCGCAATATTTGAAGTAGCTTTTTGCTCATATATAGAtagttatttttatgaaattttttttaagaGTAAGAATAGTCTTCCATCGcgaatgttttaattatttctccaGGTAGAATTGCGCAATGAATAATCGCGTTTTTCAAAGTAGTGTTGCGTTTATATTATGCCCAATCTTTTTCCACTGATCTGTGAAAGCACATTCATGCCTCTGGTTCATCTGATACCAACCATCCATATGGTTGCACTAAACATCTCGTCGCAATCTCTCTTAATTATTATAGTGTTCATTAATGGAAACACTGGtatgtttatttgttaataatgtacatttttctaatattttaatagttTTTTAATAGTGTAACATATTGTACActtccaatttatttttaacgctTTTTTTTTTGTGCAACGGTCAAAGGGTTGAACACATCAAAAggagaatttattaaaatttgtttatacaaaattagTAAATTTTTGCGTAAAAGCAGGATGTATAAAGAAGATCTCCAGCAATCTCTATGGGCAATCAGTATTATTTGATATACAGTTACTAATTGCATCATTTTACATGATATAATTATGaattgtataacaaataatGAACTGATTGGTTACCATTATGATTATgttgaagaaattaataaactttacttaataaacttaataaacttaataaagtaattaataaacgaataataaaagTCAATGTGAAAcgcaatttattttaaattcaatatttaattttctcgctaATTATAACGTGGCTAATTATATCGCGTCGCCGGTAAGacgctttctttctttccgatCGTTCCTTTAGTAAGAAGACATTTCATATGAAAGTTGTTTTATATAATCTACCGTTTACTTAGCAATTAATCTATATATTTAACGCAAATAGGCATTGTGATATGCGTATAAATAATCAAGCGTAACGGTGTAAAGGTAAGAAAAGGTATAAATGTACTTACTAAATAGGAATAATAATTGTACACGAGCCAAGTTATCTACACGTTCTTAGCTGCACGTTGTTCACACAATTCCTCTGAACACACTCTGAGATCACGCTTTCTCCCCTAGTTGACTCCCCTCTTTTTGTTTAACACATGACTTATACTGCGTTAATCAATTCGGTTTTCAACAAAATcaaagtagaaaaagaaaaatcagaaaaacattttcaaatattacttGTATACATacgcatgtatatgtataaaaagaaagatagaaatgcttttatttttcgtttaaatgTTTCTATTAAGTTTTTCTTAAACATCCGAAACAATTTTTTCTCTTGTTGAGTGATATTGTCGAGCAAAAGTTTCTCCAACAAGTAGTGGGAATACCAGAGATGCTTCTGcataaatctaaaatattagtgaatgttaaattaatttattatttaagtaataCATTTCAATATGATAAGGAATGTTCTTACTTTAACTGGTTTCGCATCCATTCGAATTTTACCCCATGAAACAGCTTCATCTGGACGAGCACCACTATCACTGCCATCAAATTCTGAagatgtatttataaatactgCATAGTCAGCACCATTTCTCtgaaatataaatcattttaaatcaatttattatcaaaatcATTTCTATTTGAGATTTTCTCTTATTACCATGAGATTTGCATTGCATATGTGATGTTTTACAACACCACCTCCTATGATGATCATGCCACTATTTATTGCTTTCATAGCCATTGTATTTAAGCGTCTAAGATCTGTAAAATAATCGACATAATTttacttaataaattatatatatataaattacacaaAACTTCAAACCTTATTTTACAAGTGCAAACCTGATACTATGTCAACAATTAGACCTGGATTCTTAAAGGAATGAAAATACATCATATCACCAAGGCTGCCATCTGTCAGAGCAGGACTAAATAcaggaatattattttttgcaGCCCAATAATATATTGAATCCTCATTATTAATTTCTACACCAAGTCTTGCTATTACTTTAGATGGTGTCCAAATCGTACCCTAAAAATTCATGTATATTCAAGAACTTAATTTCTTAAAAGAGAATGTTTGgcttcttttttaaatcataCTCTTTCTTTCTGTTCAGCCAACATTGTGTCTAATATAGGCATAACCCAATCTTCAAATAGACAGTAATtattattaggtactaacaaatTTCCTGTTCTATTAATACCACGTTCCCTAAGACTTCTTCCTTCTAAATGGAAATCTCCTATGTATGTTGGTGCTAAGCATTTTATGAAATCTTCCTCTACACCACCTGCTGTAGTTACGATACAGTCAACCTACAACACAAGTCTATATTTAAATTGTCAATAAAATTCAGGATTAAGATTTCCAAATGTTTTAACAGACCATTTTATGTTGCACAAGAAACCTTATAGTATCCCGAATTCCACATGAAGCCATATTTGATGTATATCCTAGGAATATTGTGCATGAAGATTTTCTTTCAATAAACTTATCTTCTTCCAAATTATCAATTTGGTCATCTTTAAGAGGAATGTTTCTAGCATTTATCATTCGCTGAATTTCATTCACTGCTAAACCAAAGTTTGTGGCTTGAAAGCCAgagtttttatatgttttaaataaagCATGATAGTCAATTCCCTTGTTCCAATCATACcctgaaatatattaatatcatttaatattgTAGTCATATTTAATTGCTGACTATATTCTAAAGCttgattttcttatattttgatGAAGCTACACAACCTTCCACAATAGGTGTTTCAACTGGAATGGGAGAACTGTTTACTAATACAGCATTTTTTACGATTTCTGGAACTTCATCATGTGAATTTTGTTTACTGtcattcatttttatatgagttttattaatatattttttaaactatattatttatattatcctTCTGACGGAATATGTGCTTATGTATATACACGATGTTTACAAGCAAACATAAcctaaaatgaaaatacaattcAAAATAGTTTTTCCGTACatactaaaaatattataattattataaatacgatattataaattattatatgtaaattcataatttattattaaattgtttatttcatataaagatttatttattaataatacattttttatatatatagaaattttactaattttttacatcattttcaatttatataaaatatctaaaaaatattatgtaagTTAGTATTTTTCTGTTAATAAATAACATGGTTTTAATTATCAATTTCCAATCCAAATTTACACTTGggtaaatgtatttaaatactTAAGCTTTTGCTTTTTTATTGGTTCTGAGCGATTAAGCGATCGGACAAGAAGGTAGATACGAAGAGGATAATGTAAATTGTACAATATGAATTCAAAAGAATAATGGTCAatcatgaaaaatttatttgtatgtaGTATGCACATCGTATATACTCAGTCAACAGatgaatgtaatataatttaaggAAGTTCTTATTTTAAGTATTGAACTTAATTTTCACTTAAAAGGcactttaaataaaattcaaataaaatcaaGAAATTAATGTAGTAAGAATTACATTTTAGTAACAAgtgtaaaagaaacgaaaattatatagaaataaattgtacGTAGAAAATGTATCATTCTcttttgtaatataataatgttaacgttataaaataaatattgaaattatttttaatgaccATTATTTACGAGAATTTGAACAATATCACAAATTATAAGATGTTGAAAATGTCTATATGTTTTGAGGTgggtttaaaataaaaagacacAATAGATACCCTCCACAGTGTATTTGGTGACCTAGATTACAATGAAAATATTAGATATAACATCGATGTACGAGATACTTTTCAATACGTTActtatatctataataataatatataagatatttattttgtataagtAGATGACATAATTATTACGACTTCATAATATTCGACTCATTTACTAACAAACAACatttaatatgtatttttactttgttttttttttttattttttattttttgcttctttttataCACGTAGAATATTATAACGACattgacaatatatataatatatatatctgcTTTTTATCCGTTACAGAATATAATAACGCGTGCGTAATTCGAATGTCACGAAATCTGTTCACGATCTGTTAAACTATCTTTATCTGTATTTTATCCTGTACCTTTTTCAACTGACTTTACCCAATAGGTTAGCGTAATACATGCCGACCGCATTCTCTCCAAGATTGTCGTAAATCTTCAgagtttcttctattttttcgcCAGAAGTTTCGATGAAACATACGTTAAACACTCTTCGTCGCATCATCTAATCCTAGACAGAACGAACATAAAGGCGAGGAAAAGAGTGAAAGGATAGCGCAAAAGGTTAAAATAGAAAGTGTGAAAGCAGGAAGAATAGCGGCGATCGTTCGTAGCTTGCTTCTTTAGAAACACGACAATCGATGAAGAGAATCGATAGTGATCGACAGCAGCGTGATCCTGAGAAATAGGTTTTATCGTAAAACACAATCTATATCCCTCAGCTTCTCCATATTCGAGATTAAAACACATTGTTAAAATTTCATATCGATTGAAAATCACGTGAAAACGTACCAATTATCGCGACTAGTTAAAATTCAGTTGATTCGATTTCAaggtttatattttttcaaataaaaacataaaattatacagaagCTGCGCGATCGTATTTTGTGTTTCGAGCTTTCGAAGTGTTTTTTGAGTCTTTCTCCATTCGTTCCCCCATCCTCACTGTCGATGATAATGTTCTCATGCCGGCAACGGTAATCGACGTTGACGATGTTCGACGAATGATCTAATTGTCTAATCCTTATTGATGTCTAATGATTATTTAATACGCGTGGTTCGCGACGAAAAGCGCTGCGTTACCAGCAGCTCCCGCCACGCCACCAGCGTATTTGCCGAGTGCCGATTCGCTGTTAGCCTATAAATACAAGAATATATTTTAGACAAACTTTATATTAATACACTACTCCACAAAATTAAAAGATCACTGAAAACTGGAGAGTTATCGATTTTGAATTGTTATAATTTCGTGAAGGAAAATCATACAACGGTCTACCTGGATTCATTTTAAAGGGTAAAGCTTCTACTTTCCCTTCTCTGAACTGAATTTCTCAAAAATCCTttcatatattatatcactTATATCATAAAACAGAATGGAAAACTAAagttgcttttttctttttagatttgACAAATTCGAATGACTCTACAAAGTTTAGAAAATCttttttgaaatttgttaaaagatgatcttgtaaaaaaaaagagatgtcTCCCCTTTGCAACGATATCTAAAAAAGTGTGTCACCGACAATTTTTTGGTCAACATTTATTTTGTGGACATAATTTTGTGGagtgtataataattaattaacagtaACTTACAATTAGAAACGATAATTAGTaacaatatgtatttaaatacacTTAATATTatcagtatatacatataatatgaacCTATAGAAAAGCAAATATATACAGAACTTATCTACGATACTTACTATGGAAACATGTCTCAGAAAAAGAAGAGAGTTTAGTAGGCATGAGATTTCACATAGAGAGAGGCATTTGCAGCTGCACTAGCAATGCTACCAGCAGAATATTTGGCTAGGCTGGCTAGACTATTTGCCTAAACAATCACACAGTATACATACATgcaaaaagaaacgataaaaagaaagtaGAGATTAAATAAAACAGTAATAATTAAATCTAACAAAATAAACTAGAATAGCatctaaatataaaagaaatgaaaactatagtatatgtgtacataagatgtaaaaatgtaaaaagatagGACTATATAAAGATGAAAAGGAAAGTTTCTAAGTGTTAATAAGAAAAAGCTAAAAATGCAATAgctagagaaaaaaagaagtgaTGGCAAAATACATGTAGAGAAGAAAGGTAATAGTCAGATTCCCCTAAATAGCACATAGAAAGAAACAAGATATTTTAGTAAACTTTTGTACACA harbors:
- the LOC100646643 gene encoding probable deoxyhypusine synthase; its protein translation is MNDSKQNSHDEVPEIVKNAVLVNSSPIPVETPIVEGYDWNKGIDYHALFKTYKNSGFQATNFGLAVNEIQRMINARNIPLKDDQIDNLEEDKFIERKSSCTIFLGYTSNMASCGIRDTIRFLVQHKMVDCIVTTAGGVEEDFIKCLAPTYIGDFHLEGRSLRERGINRTGNLLVPNNNYCLFEDWVMPILDTMLAEQKERGTIWTPSKVIARLGVEINNEDSIYYWAAKNNIPVFSPALTDGSLGDMMYFHSFKNPGLIVDIVSDLRRLNTMAMKAINSGMIIIGGGVVKHHICNANLMRNGADYAVFINTSSEFDGSDSGARPDEAVSWGKIRMDAKPVKIYAEASLVFPLLVGETFARQYHSTREKIVSDV